GGGATTCTTTGACAGCTATCAGTTCTAAAATGTCACTAGCCCCATGCTTTTTGAGTAAATTATATAACAGTTGTAGTTTTGCGTTTACCTCTTCTAACATAGACGGATTGACTTCCACCCCTTCCTGGAAATCTTGAAGCTGGGAATTTACATCATCCAGTTCTATAAAGGCGGATTGAATTCTTTCAAATAATTCCGCATACTGTTTACCGAATCCAGCTAATTTTGAAATGGCTGATTTTATTTCCGTACCCAACGCCATTACGCCAATCTGGTCGTCATTAAAAAGTTGGTCGGCCTTGGAAAGTTGCTCCAGTATCAGTTCTACGTTGCTCAGTTGTTCCTGTTGTTCTTCCAATTCTTCCATAACACCCTCTTTTAAGGGGGCGGACTCCAGTTCGTTAAGCAAAAATGTCGTGTAGTCTTGTTCCTTGGTTGCGTTTTGCTGAAAATCGATGAGCTTTTCGAGCTCCTTTTGAACTTTGGAATATCTGGACAGCGATTCGGAATAATTAATTAAATGATTCTTGTTATCCGCCAGGGCATCGATTAGTTTTAATTGAAAATCATTCTCCGTAAGCTTTAAAGTCTGATGCTGTGAATGCACATCGATCAATCGATCCCCAAGTTCTGAAAGGATATCCAAGGTAACAGGGGTATCGTTTATAAAGGCGCGCGATTTTCCACTAGGTAAAATTTCCCTTCTAATAACGGTAGTCTTCTCGTAATCCAAATCATTGTCTTCAAAAAATGGTTGTAGCCCATAATCCGAAATTTTAAAATCGGCCTCGACAATACATTTTTTTTCCTTATCGCGAAGAAGGGATAAATCCGCACGTTTCCCCAGCACCAAGGAAAGACCTCCCAGCAAGATGGATTTCCCCGCCCCCGTTTCACCCGTAATCACGGTGAAACCCTCATCCAATTGGACATCTAG
This sequence is a window from Maribacter aestuarii. Protein-coding genes within it:
- the recN gene encoding DNA repair protein RecN — translated: MLSNLSIDNYALIDALDVQLDEGFTVITGETGAGKSILLGGLSLVLGKRADLSLLRDKEKKCIVEADFKISDYGLQPFFEDNDLDYEKTTVIRREILPSGKSRAFINDTPVTLDILSELGDRLIDVHSQHQTLKLTENDFQLKLIDALADNKNHLINYSESLSRYSKVQKELEKLIDFQQNATKEQDYTTFLLNELESAPLKEGVMEELEEQQEQLSNVELILEQLSKADQLFNDDQIGVMALGTEIKSAISKLAGFGKQYAELFERIQSAFIELDDVNSQLQDFQEGVEVNPSMLEEVNAKLQLLYNLLKKHGASDILELIAVKESLAAKALETANVEENIALKTKELQELTSILEEQSLVLRERRQAVIPDLKKQLEEKLALLGMPSAAFQITLKVAEDFKVNGMDDLSFLFTANKGSDFGLLKKVASGGELSRIMLVIKSILAKYEKLPTIMFDEIDTGVSGEISNRMADIMREMSGKMQVFSITHLPQVASKGNHHFKVFKSEEENRTKTDMKKLSSDERIVELAQMLGGKNISDSAMAHARQLLN